A single genomic interval of Musa acuminata AAA Group cultivar baxijiao chromosome BXJ3-4, Cavendish_Baxijiao_AAA, whole genome shotgun sequence harbors:
- the LOC135635744 gene encoding pentatricopeptide repeat-containing protein At4g13650-like isoform X2: MPAASSSLLLPRPLCSTSLFPKDRIFKLFVGKVDRVGLARYSRYAVCHEIDESSDGETEGRKMEALPKRDVFSVLNVVDRGARADCSTYASLLGRILNSGSLFDARWIHSRILKLAFHGEDHLCNRLIALYLAFGEVRDAIKLFDDMSHRGVASWNRMIAGFLERKEHHKVLTFFTRMVGQCGHPDPITIAIALRACSGHDRYWHVVQQIHAKIIKYGFSGDSNVGNPLIDLYSKNGYIDSARVVFEELWLKDNVSWVAMVSGFSQNGFGAEALRLYNGMHHSGILPTPYVLSGVLSACTKSDLFEHGELIHAQVIKQGFCSETFVGNALVTLYSRCGSLTLAEKIFSEMPCHDRVTYNTLISGHARNGNSESALRIFEQMQWLGLKPDSVTISGLLTACGSIGDVQRGKQLHSYVLKAGLSSYYIIEGSVLDLYVKCADIETAHEFFNATDRENVVLWNVMLVAYGQMGDLRKSFDLFYQMQVEGMRPNQYTYPSILRTCTYVGAVDLGEQIHTLTIKTGFELNVYVSSVLIDMYSKCGNLAMAKEILERLTEKDVVSWTAMIAGYAQHDFCLEALRTFEEMQICGIRPDNIGLASAISACAGIRAIKQGLQIHAQSCISGYATDISIGNSLINLYARCGRIMDAYSVFKIVEVKDEISWNGLISGFAQSGNCEEALKVFELMDKSGIEANLFTFGSALSAAANMADIKQGKQIHARIIKTGYDSEIEAGNALVSLYAKCGCIEDAKIEFFGMPERNEVSWNAMITGYSQHGHGRDALKLFEQMKQEKFKPNHVTFIGVLAACSHVGLVDEGLDYFRSMREEYGLLPRPDHYACVVDILGRGGWLNRAREFIEEMPIAPDSMVWRTLLSACTVNKNVEIGELAAKHLLDLEPDDSASYVLLSNIYAVSRKWDNRDQVRQMMKDRGVKKEPGRSWIEVKNVVHPFFVGDRLHAQADAIYKFLEELNNRAVEIGYKQDKYYLLHDMEQEQKDPSAYIHSEKLAVAFGLISLSPEIPLRVMKNLRVCHDCHTWMKFVSRIAGRTIVLRDPYRFHHFEGGSCSCGDYW; encoded by the exons ATGCCCGCGGCATCAtcatctcttcttctccctcgccCACTCTGCTCGACTTCGCTCTTCCCAAAAGATCGGATCTTTAAG CTTTTTGTTGGAAAAGTTGACAGAGTCGGCCTCGCTCGATACAGCCGCTATGCGGTCTGCCACGAGATCGATGAATCCTCTGACGGAGAGACTGAAGGCCGCAAGATGGAGGCATTGCCTAAAAGAGATGTCTTTTCGGTTCTTAACGTGGTGGATCGCGGTGCTCGTGCTGATTGTAGTACTTATGCTTCACTGCTTGGCCGGATTTTGAATTCAGGTTCTTTGTTCGATGCTAGGTGGATCCATTCGAGGATCCTGAAGCTGGCATTCCATGGAGAAGACCACTTGTGCAATCGTTTAATAGCTTTGTATCTGGCGTTCGGTGAAGTTCGAGATGCGATCAAGTTGTTTGATGATATGTCTCATAGAGGTGTTGCTTCGTGGAACCGAATGATTGCGGGTTTTCTTGAGAGGAAAGAGCACCACAAAGTTCTCACTTTTTTTACTAGAATGGTGGGGCAGTGTGGACATCCTGATCCTATCACCATTGCCATTGCCCTGAGAGCATGTAGTGGACATGACAGATATTGGCATGTTGTGCAACAGATTCATGCGAAGATAATAAAGTATGGCTTTTCTGGTGATTCCAACGTTGGTAATCCTTTGATTGATTTATACTCCAAAAATGGGTATATAGATTCAGCTAGAGTAGTATTTGAAGAGTTATGGTTGAAAGACAACGTTTCATGGGTTGCTATGGTGTCTGGGTTTTCGCAAAACGGTTTTGGAGCTGAAGCTCTTCGTCTTTATAATGGAATGCACCATTCTGGAATTCTCCCTACTCCATATGTTCTGTCCGGTGTTCTCAGTGCTTGCACAAAGTCTGATCTCTTTGAACACGGAGAGCTGATCCATGCCCAAGTGATTAAGCAAGGCTTCTGCTCAGAAACTTTTGTGGGCAATGCTCTTGTCACATTATACTCACGGTGTGGCAGCCTTACACTGGCAGAAAAAATATTCAGTGAGATGCCATGTCATGATAGAGTTACTTACAACACCCTGATCTCTGGACATGCACGAAATGGAAATAGTGAAAGTGCTTTAAGAATATTTGAACAGATGCAGTGGTTAGGCTTAAAACCTGATTCTGTCACAATTTCAGGCCTTCTCACTGCTTGTGGTTCTATTGGAGATGTTCAAAGAGGAAAACAGCTACACTCTTATGTGCTTAAAGCTGGATTATCTTCATATTATATTATTGAGGGTTCCGTGCTTGATCTCTATGTGAAATGTGCTGACATAGAAACTGCCCATGAGTTTTTCAATGCAACTGATAGAGAGAATGTAGTCTTGTGGAATGTAATGCTTGTGGCTTATGGTCAGATGGGTGATTTAAGAAAATCTTTTGATCTGTTTTACCAAATGCAAGTTGAGGGTATGCGGCCTAATCAGTATACATATCCTAGTATACTTAGAACTTGTACTTATGTTGGTGCTGTTGATCTTGGAGAAcaaattcatactttgactatAAAGACTGGATTTGAGCTTAATGTGTATGTAAGTAGTGTACTCATAGATATGTACTCCAAATGTGGTAACCTTGCAATGGCTAAGGAAATTCTTGAAAGACTCACTGAGAAAGATGTTGTCTCTTGGACTGCTATGATTGCTGGTTATGCACAGCATGACTTTTGCCTAGAGGCTCTCCGAACTTTTGAGGAAATGCAAATTTGTGGCATACGACCAGATAATATAGGATTGGCCAGTGCTATTAGTGCATGTGCTGGAATCAGAGCAATCAAACAGGGGTTGCAGATCCATGCTCAATCATGCATCAGTGGCTATGCGACAGATATATCAATAGGAAATTCTCTCATCAACCTATATGCTAGATGCGGTAGGATCATGGATGCATATTCTGTGTTCAAGATTGTCGAGGTTAAAGATGAGATATCCTGGAATGGACTGATATCAGGATTTGCACAGAGTGGGAACTGCGAGGAAGCTTTAAAGGTTTTTGAGCTTATGGACAAATCTGGTATTGAAGCAAACTTATTTACATTTGGATCTGCACTAAGTGCTGCTGCTAACATGGCCGATATCAAACAAGGCAAGCAGATTCATGCAAGGATTATAAAAACTGGTTATGATTCTGAGATAGAGGCCGGTAATGCACTAGTTTCACTTTATGCTAAATGTGGTTGCATTGAAGATGCAAAGATTGAATTCTTTGGAATGCCTGAGAGGAATGAGGTGTCATGGAATGCCATGATTACAGGTTATTCCCAACATGGACATGGCCGGGATGCTTTAAAGCTTTTTGAGCAGATGAAGCAAGAGAAGTTCAAACCGAATCATGTCACCTTCATAGGTGTTTTAGCTGCCTGTAGTCATGTAGGTTTGGTTGATGAAGGTCTTGACTACTTCAGATCTATGAGGGAGGAGTATGGTCTCCTTCCAAGGCCAGATCACTACGCTTGCGTTGTGGATATTCTTGGAAGAGGTGGGTGGTTGAATCGTGCTAGAGAGTTCATTGAGGAAATGCCAATTGCCCCAGATAGTATGGTTTGGAGAACCCTACTTAGTGCTTGTACAGTTAACAAGAATGTTGAAATTGGAGAACTTGCAGCTAAGCATCTTCTGGATTTGGAGCCAGATGACTCAGCTAGTTATGTTCTCCTATCAAACATATATGCAGTGTCTAGGAAATGGGATAACAGGGATCAGGTGAGGCAGATGATGAAAGATAGAGGGGTTAAGAAGGAGCCTGGTCGTAGTTGGATCGAAGTAAAGAATGTAGTTCATCCATTTTTTGTTGGAGATAGGTTGCATGCACAGGCAGATGCAATCTACAAGTTCTTGGAAGAGTTGAACAACAGGGCAGTTGAAATTGGGTACAAGCAAGATAAGTATTATCTCTTGCACGATATGGAGCAAGAACAGAAGGACCCCAGTGCCTACATCCACAGTGAGAAGCTTGCTGTTGCTTTTGGACTAATAAGTTTATCTCCTGAGATACCCCTCCGTGTGATGAAGAACCTTCGTGTATGTCATGACTGCCATACCTGGATGAAATTTGTCTCGAGGATTGCTGGCCGAACAATTGTACTACGTGATCCTTATAGGTTTCATCATTTTGAAGGGGGCAGTTGCTCATGTGGTGACTATTGGTGA
- the LOC135635744 gene encoding pentatricopeptide repeat-containing protein At4g13650-like isoform X1, producing MPAASSSLLLPRPLCSTSLFPKDRIFKVLFVGKVDRVGLARYSRYAVCHEIDESSDGETEGRKMEALPKRDVFSVLNVVDRGARADCSTYASLLGRILNSGSLFDARWIHSRILKLAFHGEDHLCNRLIALYLAFGEVRDAIKLFDDMSHRGVASWNRMIAGFLERKEHHKVLTFFTRMVGQCGHPDPITIAIALRACSGHDRYWHVVQQIHAKIIKYGFSGDSNVGNPLIDLYSKNGYIDSARVVFEELWLKDNVSWVAMVSGFSQNGFGAEALRLYNGMHHSGILPTPYVLSGVLSACTKSDLFEHGELIHAQVIKQGFCSETFVGNALVTLYSRCGSLTLAEKIFSEMPCHDRVTYNTLISGHARNGNSESALRIFEQMQWLGLKPDSVTISGLLTACGSIGDVQRGKQLHSYVLKAGLSSYYIIEGSVLDLYVKCADIETAHEFFNATDRENVVLWNVMLVAYGQMGDLRKSFDLFYQMQVEGMRPNQYTYPSILRTCTYVGAVDLGEQIHTLTIKTGFELNVYVSSVLIDMYSKCGNLAMAKEILERLTEKDVVSWTAMIAGYAQHDFCLEALRTFEEMQICGIRPDNIGLASAISACAGIRAIKQGLQIHAQSCISGYATDISIGNSLINLYARCGRIMDAYSVFKIVEVKDEISWNGLISGFAQSGNCEEALKVFELMDKSGIEANLFTFGSALSAAANMADIKQGKQIHARIIKTGYDSEIEAGNALVSLYAKCGCIEDAKIEFFGMPERNEVSWNAMITGYSQHGHGRDALKLFEQMKQEKFKPNHVTFIGVLAACSHVGLVDEGLDYFRSMREEYGLLPRPDHYACVVDILGRGGWLNRAREFIEEMPIAPDSMVWRTLLSACTVNKNVEIGELAAKHLLDLEPDDSASYVLLSNIYAVSRKWDNRDQVRQMMKDRGVKKEPGRSWIEVKNVVHPFFVGDRLHAQADAIYKFLEELNNRAVEIGYKQDKYYLLHDMEQEQKDPSAYIHSEKLAVAFGLISLSPEIPLRVMKNLRVCHDCHTWMKFVSRIAGRTIVLRDPYRFHHFEGGSCSCGDYW from the exons ATGCCCGCGGCATCAtcatctcttcttctccctcgccCACTCTGCTCGACTTCGCTCTTCCCAAAAGATCGGATCTTTAAGGTG CTTTTTGTTGGAAAAGTTGACAGAGTCGGCCTCGCTCGATACAGCCGCTATGCGGTCTGCCACGAGATCGATGAATCCTCTGACGGAGAGACTGAAGGCCGCAAGATGGAGGCATTGCCTAAAAGAGATGTCTTTTCGGTTCTTAACGTGGTGGATCGCGGTGCTCGTGCTGATTGTAGTACTTATGCTTCACTGCTTGGCCGGATTTTGAATTCAGGTTCTTTGTTCGATGCTAGGTGGATCCATTCGAGGATCCTGAAGCTGGCATTCCATGGAGAAGACCACTTGTGCAATCGTTTAATAGCTTTGTATCTGGCGTTCGGTGAAGTTCGAGATGCGATCAAGTTGTTTGATGATATGTCTCATAGAGGTGTTGCTTCGTGGAACCGAATGATTGCGGGTTTTCTTGAGAGGAAAGAGCACCACAAAGTTCTCACTTTTTTTACTAGAATGGTGGGGCAGTGTGGACATCCTGATCCTATCACCATTGCCATTGCCCTGAGAGCATGTAGTGGACATGACAGATATTGGCATGTTGTGCAACAGATTCATGCGAAGATAATAAAGTATGGCTTTTCTGGTGATTCCAACGTTGGTAATCCTTTGATTGATTTATACTCCAAAAATGGGTATATAGATTCAGCTAGAGTAGTATTTGAAGAGTTATGGTTGAAAGACAACGTTTCATGGGTTGCTATGGTGTCTGGGTTTTCGCAAAACGGTTTTGGAGCTGAAGCTCTTCGTCTTTATAATGGAATGCACCATTCTGGAATTCTCCCTACTCCATATGTTCTGTCCGGTGTTCTCAGTGCTTGCACAAAGTCTGATCTCTTTGAACACGGAGAGCTGATCCATGCCCAAGTGATTAAGCAAGGCTTCTGCTCAGAAACTTTTGTGGGCAATGCTCTTGTCACATTATACTCACGGTGTGGCAGCCTTACACTGGCAGAAAAAATATTCAGTGAGATGCCATGTCATGATAGAGTTACTTACAACACCCTGATCTCTGGACATGCACGAAATGGAAATAGTGAAAGTGCTTTAAGAATATTTGAACAGATGCAGTGGTTAGGCTTAAAACCTGATTCTGTCACAATTTCAGGCCTTCTCACTGCTTGTGGTTCTATTGGAGATGTTCAAAGAGGAAAACAGCTACACTCTTATGTGCTTAAAGCTGGATTATCTTCATATTATATTATTGAGGGTTCCGTGCTTGATCTCTATGTGAAATGTGCTGACATAGAAACTGCCCATGAGTTTTTCAATGCAACTGATAGAGAGAATGTAGTCTTGTGGAATGTAATGCTTGTGGCTTATGGTCAGATGGGTGATTTAAGAAAATCTTTTGATCTGTTTTACCAAATGCAAGTTGAGGGTATGCGGCCTAATCAGTATACATATCCTAGTATACTTAGAACTTGTACTTATGTTGGTGCTGTTGATCTTGGAGAAcaaattcatactttgactatAAAGACTGGATTTGAGCTTAATGTGTATGTAAGTAGTGTACTCATAGATATGTACTCCAAATGTGGTAACCTTGCAATGGCTAAGGAAATTCTTGAAAGACTCACTGAGAAAGATGTTGTCTCTTGGACTGCTATGATTGCTGGTTATGCACAGCATGACTTTTGCCTAGAGGCTCTCCGAACTTTTGAGGAAATGCAAATTTGTGGCATACGACCAGATAATATAGGATTGGCCAGTGCTATTAGTGCATGTGCTGGAATCAGAGCAATCAAACAGGGGTTGCAGATCCATGCTCAATCATGCATCAGTGGCTATGCGACAGATATATCAATAGGAAATTCTCTCATCAACCTATATGCTAGATGCGGTAGGATCATGGATGCATATTCTGTGTTCAAGATTGTCGAGGTTAAAGATGAGATATCCTGGAATGGACTGATATCAGGATTTGCACAGAGTGGGAACTGCGAGGAAGCTTTAAAGGTTTTTGAGCTTATGGACAAATCTGGTATTGAAGCAAACTTATTTACATTTGGATCTGCACTAAGTGCTGCTGCTAACATGGCCGATATCAAACAAGGCAAGCAGATTCATGCAAGGATTATAAAAACTGGTTATGATTCTGAGATAGAGGCCGGTAATGCACTAGTTTCACTTTATGCTAAATGTGGTTGCATTGAAGATGCAAAGATTGAATTCTTTGGAATGCCTGAGAGGAATGAGGTGTCATGGAATGCCATGATTACAGGTTATTCCCAACATGGACATGGCCGGGATGCTTTAAAGCTTTTTGAGCAGATGAAGCAAGAGAAGTTCAAACCGAATCATGTCACCTTCATAGGTGTTTTAGCTGCCTGTAGTCATGTAGGTTTGGTTGATGAAGGTCTTGACTACTTCAGATCTATGAGGGAGGAGTATGGTCTCCTTCCAAGGCCAGATCACTACGCTTGCGTTGTGGATATTCTTGGAAGAGGTGGGTGGTTGAATCGTGCTAGAGAGTTCATTGAGGAAATGCCAATTGCCCCAGATAGTATGGTTTGGAGAACCCTACTTAGTGCTTGTACAGTTAACAAGAATGTTGAAATTGGAGAACTTGCAGCTAAGCATCTTCTGGATTTGGAGCCAGATGACTCAGCTAGTTATGTTCTCCTATCAAACATATATGCAGTGTCTAGGAAATGGGATAACAGGGATCAGGTGAGGCAGATGATGAAAGATAGAGGGGTTAAGAAGGAGCCTGGTCGTAGTTGGATCGAAGTAAAGAATGTAGTTCATCCATTTTTTGTTGGAGATAGGTTGCATGCACAGGCAGATGCAATCTACAAGTTCTTGGAAGAGTTGAACAACAGGGCAGTTGAAATTGGGTACAAGCAAGATAAGTATTATCTCTTGCACGATATGGAGCAAGAACAGAAGGACCCCAGTGCCTACATCCACAGTGAGAAGCTTGCTGTTGCTTTTGGACTAATAAGTTTATCTCCTGAGATACCCCTCCGTGTGATGAAGAACCTTCGTGTATGTCATGACTGCCATACCTGGATGAAATTTGTCTCGAGGATTGCTGGCCGAACAATTGTACTACGTGATCCTTATAGGTTTCATCATTTTGAAGGGGGCAGTTGCTCATGTGGTGACTATTGGTGA
- the LOC103983087 gene encoding uncharacterized protein LOC103983087 has translation MLISAKPSSIPSSCPLVPRSGGRTLRFWIKGNEFAEKFRSFSVHPFILRCDFARIKSSSVHDLRRCKSNLESLFCYDKSFTEEDIEQPVGLSVEKKEIGNNPPCTICEVKGVVLCSTCAGSGLYVDSILESQGIIVKVKCLGCGGTGNIMCSKCGGRGHVEIH, from the exons ATGTTGATCTCGGCGAAgccctcgtcgattccgtcgtcCTGCCCCCTTGTGCCGCGCAGTGGCGGACGGACGCTGAGGTTTTGGATCAAAGGGAACGAGTTCGCGGAGAAATTTCGCTCCTTTTCCGTCCATCCGTTCATTCTGCGCTGCGATTTCGCTCGG ATCAAATCTAGTTCTGTACATGATTTGCGGAGGTGTAAAAGCAATCTTGAATCCTTGTTCTGTTATGACAAGTCCTTTACCGAAGAGGATATTGAGCAGCCTGTTGGTTTGTCTGTGGAGAAAAAGGAAATAGGGAATAACCCACCTTGCACTATATGTGAAGTAAAAGGTGTTGTGCTATGTTCTACATGTGCAGGCTCAGGTTTATATGTTGATTCGATACTGGAGAGCCAAGGCATCATTGTGAAAGTTAAATGCCTAG GTTGTGGAGGCACCGGGAACATCATGTGCTCAAAATGTGGAGGGCGTGGTCATGTTGAAATTCACTAG
- the LOC135636803 gene encoding uncharacterized protein LOC135636803, whose amino-acid sequence MGSNSVEISIREAGSRENGRNNTITRINQIAPTQADAVDLNHRRPSANFARRLATLLFFAHLVAAAILIIILCIRGFLARNPAFHADHWFTPLLTSAAASTLVALLWLLFVLHRPAKALKASLWLSPSLACAVAVLLLTDDGGYSLAFGVLALAIALVQSLYGCWITRRLHHAYEILSASVAAVPPNLMLAKYVALALLTAFVYFSFWTLGAGGVAANDDSRLAPLYVLLLLLSLAWTMQAIRYAVLVAVAQLAYTKFASGTDAAVAAAFDATAKRVLGDVCYGSAVVPTVVAVQGMAQAMGLVVGDSDEFLFSCASCFMGVADRLVTSGNRWGFVYVGAHGKWLGNASAEVWDMFIKQGMGQLIDLDLTGPFCFLCGVAGGGVSALVAGSWSLAAHRGHVTDVTVYAFIIGYFMTRIAMAWPQACVAAYHVAFAENPQNEQLGSCIPERLRQLQSSRV is encoded by the exons TAATACCATCACGCGAATCAATCAGATAGCGCCTACGCAG GCTGATGCAGTTGATTTAAACCACAGACGGCCCAGCGCCAACTTCGCCCGCAGGCTCGCTACGCTCCTCTTCTTTGCGCACCTCGTCGCCGCCGCCATCCTCATCATCATCCTCTGCATTCGTGGCTTCCTTGCCAGGAACCCAGCATTCCATGCGGACCACTGGTTCACGCCCCTCCtcacctccgccgccgcctccacccTCGTCGCCCTTCTCTGGTTGCTCTTCGTCCTCCATCGCCCAGCCAAAGCCCTCAAGGCCTCCCTCTGGCTCTCCCCGTCCCTCGCTTGTGCTGTCGCCGTGCTCCTCCTGACCGACGATGGCGGTTACAGCCTGGCCTTCGGGGTGCTCGCCCTGGCCATTGCTCTGGTGCAGTCACTGTACGGCTGTTGGATCACTCGCCGCCTTCACCATGCCTACGAGATCCTTTCCGCCTCCGTCGCAGCCGTCCCACCCAATCTCATGCTGGCCAAGTACGTTGCGCTCGCGCTCCTCACAGCCTTCGTTTACTTCTCCTTCTGGACGCTGGGCGCCGGCGGCGTTGCAGCCAACGACGACTCGCGGCTCGCTCCACTGTACGTGCTGCTACTGCTGCTAAGCCTCGCATGGACGATGCAGGCCATCCGGTACGCGGTCCTCGTCGCGGTGGCTCAACTAGCCTACACGAAGTTCGCAAGCGGGACCGATGCAGCCGTGGCGGCGGCCTTCGACGCCACCGCCAAGCGCGTGCTTGGCGACGTGTGCTACGGCTCGGCCGTGGTCCCGACCGTAGTGGCGGTCCAGGGTATGGCGCAGGCGATGGGCCTGGTCGTCGGCGACTCGGACGAGTTCCTGTTCTCATGCGCCAGCTGCTTCATGGGCGTCGCTGACCGGCTGGTGACGAGCGGGAACAGGTGGGGGTTCGTCTACGTCGGGGCACACGGCAAGTGGCTGGGGAATGCGTCGGCGGAGGTATGGGACATGTTCATCAAGCAGGGAATGGGGCAGCTGATCGACCTGGACCTCACGGGGCCCTTCTGCTTCCTCTGCGGGGTAGCCGGCGGCGGCGTCTCGGCCTTGGTTGCAGGATCCTGGTCACTGGCGGCGCACAGAGGCCATGTAACGGATGTCACAGTCTATGCCTTCATCATCGGCTATTTCATG ACGCGGATCGCGATGGCGTGGCCGCAGGCCTGCGTGGCGGCCTACCATGTGGCCTTCGCCGAGAACCCGCAGAACGAGCAGTTGGGCTCCTGCATACCTGAGCGACTAAGGCAGCTGCAATCATCTCGAGTTTGA